In Kocuria turfanensis, a single genomic region encodes these proteins:
- the pglX gene encoding BREX-2 system adenine-specific DNA-methyltransferase PglX, translating into MTATPQLTTDLQKLVLEVEDDLRARLEADPDRSRDWHEEHRQAMRARRTAMAWTTWRDDRIVQAAVSWVLTTVFVRFAEDNELVAPTWFTGPGERRHHAVEAQLAFFRERPVLTDREWIEDAFEHLRSHPATAGLVDDHAGLRLISPSGQMATRIIEFWRRLDDDGAVVHDLADPELSTRFLGDLYQDLSEHARETFALLQTPEFVEEFILDQTLTPALEERPLEGFKLIDPTCGSGHFLLGAFTRFNDLWAQKAPSMGARERVQKALESVYGVDINAFAVAVARFRLTIAAMQACGERSLDTADAFDIHVETGDSLIHGKAPDMLEGFSDGTGADLFAYATEDQQALKEILAPGQYDVVVGNPPYITVKDKTLNERYRELYRTCKGKYAMTVPFMERFFELAKRSSSHQPAGWTGQITSNSFMKREFGSKIIEDFLSQLDLRSVIDTSGAYIPGHGTPTVILVGRNDQPQSGTVRAVLGIRGEPGRPADASRGLVWSSISGHVHEPGYEDEWVSVVDLERQVLAAHPWSLTGGSAPAVAGRIEVARHSNLGDITYRIGVFGIMGADDAMMLEDGVAERTGRETSAVSALVVGDKVRDFSVTETYPTWFPYTENHALRRIDEFPGWGRHLWRVRTELGNRATFSKQTYFAEGRPFYEWHQLPKDIGASKLTLTFAFVATHNHFVLDRGGKVFKQSAPVIKLPEGATEEEHLALLGVLNSSVACFWLKQNSHNKGGPGGGSSKDEKWRDFYEFTGTVLRGLPLPGRLDIEMPRKLDACAAELAKHSPEAVARAGVPSRALMDRARECEREIRGRMVFLQEELDWFYYRAFGLIDEDLNYYGCAQCVRVGGRPFEEALRHRVRDHGYVTRWFTEFAEVDRLDRGDSEEYGHVVNRRLDVINSNPLVRWLESPDFKRPWSAETWEKRERLALRGWLLDRIEARGHWFDRQGRPSVRSIGQLADALGRDEDFVSVLELWAGQRDVDLVATLTKLLTDEAVPYLAAWRLKEPALRKWEAWKATWDLQRREDKGEKVGQIPVPPKYTTADFRKQSYWSHRGKLDVPKERFISYPGAELSTDRSMLLGWAGWNHAEQFLALASHMDRMIADGAEDDRLVPVLAGLHELLPWVQQWHAELDPAYGVSLGDFAAQEVEQRRARLAVALDDLVAWRPPKATRGRKKAS; encoded by the coding sequence ATGACCGCCACTCCCCAGCTGACCACCGACCTGCAGAAGCTGGTCCTGGAGGTCGAGGACGACCTCCGTGCCCGGCTGGAGGCGGATCCCGACCGCAGCAGGGACTGGCACGAGGAGCACCGGCAGGCGATGCGTGCCCGGCGCACCGCCATGGCCTGGACGACCTGGCGGGACGACCGCATCGTCCAGGCGGCGGTCTCCTGGGTGCTGACCACGGTCTTCGTCCGCTTCGCCGAGGACAATGAGCTGGTGGCCCCCACCTGGTTCACCGGGCCCGGAGAGCGGCGGCACCACGCCGTTGAGGCCCAGCTGGCCTTCTTCCGCGAGCGCCCCGTGCTGACTGACCGCGAGTGGATCGAGGACGCCTTCGAGCACTTGCGCAGCCACCCCGCGACGGCCGGGTTGGTCGACGACCACGCCGGGTTGCGCCTGATCAGCCCCTCCGGGCAGATGGCGACGCGCATCATCGAGTTCTGGCGCCGGCTCGACGACGACGGTGCGGTCGTCCACGACCTGGCCGATCCGGAGCTGTCCACCCGGTTCCTGGGGGACCTGTACCAGGACCTCTCCGAGCACGCCCGGGAGACGTTCGCGCTGCTCCAGACCCCGGAGTTCGTCGAGGAGTTCATCCTCGACCAGACCCTGACGCCGGCACTCGAGGAGCGCCCGCTGGAGGGCTTCAAGCTCATCGACCCCACGTGCGGATCGGGGCACTTCCTGCTGGGTGCCTTCACCCGGTTCAACGACCTGTGGGCGCAGAAGGCGCCGAGCATGGGCGCGCGGGAGCGCGTGCAGAAGGCCCTGGAGTCGGTCTACGGCGTGGACATCAATGCCTTCGCCGTGGCCGTGGCACGGTTCCGCCTCACCATCGCGGCGATGCAGGCCTGCGGCGAGCGCTCTCTGGACACCGCCGATGCGTTCGACATCCATGTGGAGACCGGAGACTCGCTGATCCACGGCAAGGCCCCGGATATGCTCGAAGGCTTCTCGGACGGCACTGGTGCCGACCTCTTCGCCTACGCCACGGAGGACCAGCAGGCGCTCAAGGAGATCCTGGCGCCGGGACAGTACGACGTGGTCGTGGGAAACCCGCCGTACATCACGGTCAAGGACAAGACACTGAACGAGCGGTACCGGGAGCTGTACCGCACGTGCAAGGGCAAGTACGCCATGACCGTGCCCTTCATGGAACGGTTCTTCGAGCTCGCCAAGCGCAGCTCATCGCACCAGCCCGCGGGCTGGACCGGGCAGATCACCTCGAACTCCTTTATGAAGCGGGAGTTCGGGTCGAAGATCATCGAGGACTTCCTGTCCCAGCTCGACCTCCGGTCGGTCATCGACACGTCGGGAGCCTACATTCCGGGGCATGGCACCCCTACCGTCATCCTGGTGGGGCGCAACGACCAGCCTCAGTCCGGAACTGTCCGCGCGGTGCTGGGCATTCGAGGCGAACCCGGCCGTCCCGCCGATGCTTCCCGCGGGCTGGTGTGGTCATCCATCTCCGGCCACGTCCACGAGCCAGGCTACGAGGACGAATGGGTCTCGGTCGTCGACCTCGAGCGACAAGTGTTGGCTGCGCATCCCTGGAGTTTGACCGGAGGATCGGCTCCCGCAGTCGCTGGGCGAATCGAAGTGGCTCGGCACTCAAACCTCGGGGACATCACGTATCGGATCGGTGTCTTCGGGATCATGGGCGCCGATGACGCCATGATGCTTGAAGATGGGGTGGCCGAACGCACCGGCCGGGAAACGTCTGCGGTGTCGGCTCTGGTTGTCGGCGACAAGGTGCGGGACTTTTCCGTCACCGAGACTTACCCCACATGGTTTCCGTACACCGAGAACCATGCGCTCCGTCGCATCGACGAGTTCCCTGGCTGGGGTCGGCACTTGTGGCGGGTGAGGACTGAGCTGGGCAATCGGGCGACATTCTCAAAACAAACGTACTTTGCAGAGGGCCGGCCGTTCTATGAATGGCACCAACTGCCGAAGGACATCGGGGCTTCGAAGCTGACTCTGACGTTCGCGTTTGTGGCGACGCACAATCACTTCGTGCTCGATCGGGGCGGGAAGGTCTTCAAGCAGTCCGCTCCGGTGATCAAGCTGCCCGAGGGGGCGACGGAGGAGGAGCACCTGGCGCTGCTCGGCGTCCTCAACTCGTCAGTGGCCTGCTTCTGGCTCAAGCAGAACAGCCACAATAAGGGCGGGCCAGGGGGTGGTAGTTCAAAAGACGAAAAGTGGCGAGACTTCTATGAATTCACCGGGACGGTGCTTCGAGGGCTCCCTCTGCCTGGTCGGCTCGACATCGAAATGCCAAGGAAGCTCGATGCTTGCGCGGCCGAGTTGGCAAAGCACTCTCCGGAAGCTGTGGCTCGTGCAGGCGTGCCTTCCCGTGCTCTCATGGACAGGGCGCGGGAGTGCGAAAGGGAAATTCGTGGGCGGATGGTTTTCCTTCAGGAGGAGTTGGATTGGTTCTATTACAGGGCTTTTGGTCTGATTGACGAAGACCTGAACTATTATGGCTGCGCCCAATGCGTCCGTGTGGGTGGTAGACCTTTTGAAGAAGCACTGCGTCATCGAGTTCGGGATCATGGGTACGTCACCCGATGGTTCACTGAGTTCGCCGAAGTGGATCGACTTGACCGGGGCGACTCAGAGGAGTACGGGCATGTTGTCAATCGTCGACTTGATGTCATTAATTCGAATCCCCTGGTTCGCTGGTTGGAAAGCCCCGATTTCAAGCGGCCATGGTCAGCTGAGACTTGGGAAAAGCGCGAGAGATTAGCTCTGCGCGGCTGGCTCCTCGACCGGATCGAGGCCCGGGGGCACTGGTTCGACCGGCAGGGGCGTCCGTCGGTGCGCAGCATCGGTCAACTGGCCGATGCACTGGGTCGTGACGAGGACTTCGTGTCCGTCCTCGAGCTGTGGGCGGGACAGCGCGACGTCGACCTCGTGGCCACCCTGACCAAACTGCTCACCGACGAGGCGGTGCCGTACCTCGCTGCGTGGCGGCTGAAGGAACCGGCCCTGCGCAAGTGGGAGGCGTGGAAGGCTACCTGGGACCTCCAGCGGCGTGAGGACAAGGGCGAGAAGGTCGGGCAGATTCCCGTGCCGCCCAAGTACACCACCGCCGACTTCCGCAAGCAGTCCTACTGGTCCCACCGCGGGAAGCTGGACGTCCCCAAGGAACGCTTCATCTCTTACCCCGGGGCGGAGCTGTCCACCGACCGCTCGATGCTGCTGGGCTGGGCGGGCTGGAACCACGCCGAGCAGTTCCTCGCCCTGGCCTCGCACATGGACCGGATGATTGCCGACGGCGCCGAGGACGACCGGCTCGTCCCTGTGCTGGCCGGGCTGCACGAGCTCCTGCCGTGGGTGCAGCAGTGGCACGCGGAGCTCGACCCCGCCTACGGAGTGAGCCTCGGCGACTTCGCGGCGCAGGAGGTCGAGCAGCGGCGGGCGCGGCTCGCCGTCGCACTGGACGACCTCGTCGCCTGGCGTCCGCCGAAGGCGACCCGTGGCCGGAAGAAGGCCTCATGA